In Spirosoma pollinicola, the genomic window GTAATACTGACTATTACCCGACACTGGTACAAAGCCATCATCAACTGCATCATGAGTCAGATAGGCAAGCGTCAATGAACTTTCATTCCATGCTACTTCACTCACAAGTCCATCGCTTTTACGAATTCGGACAAGAATTTGTGTTGTGTCACTTTCCTTCTTATAGGCATGAATAGTACTCTCTGGCCTTTCCTTACTTGAAGCAAATTTGAATCGCTTCATGCTAAGTATGCTTTCCACGGTTGATTTATGTTTTGAAAGTAGCCCTTTCAATTCATTGTAATCGAACGCTTGTTTATTCAGGATTTCTTGGGCTCTAACGGGAAAGAGAGTTGATACAAAGCCAAAACAAATTGTTAAAAGCAGTACCCTGATTAGTGTATTTTTCATGATCTAGAACTGTTGTATAAGTGGCAATATGTTGACCTATGTGCCAATATTATTAAAAATAATTACTTATCAATAAAGAAAAACGGTCGTTCCTGATAAATATATGGAATGGAAGGCTTTACTGACTAAACATTTACGGCTTCTTTTTTTACCACGTAATCGGAAGGCAATTAGCTACTTCTTTTATTGATGTTGACAGGAGTTTAGGGATTGAAGCTTTGCTCTCGGCTAACATAATGTTAACCAGTACTTTATTCTTCATCTGTAAAACATCCGCTAAATCTAAATCCATTTCGGCAGAGAAAACGGTAACGTTTTCGCCCATCGAATCAACCAATAGAGGTTGATTCACCTTCACTATTGTGGAGCCATCATCAAACTGAAACGTGATATTTTTTGAGTTTGATTTAGTTGATGGACCAAAAGCGTTGATGCCTAAATTTAATGAGTAACTCGTGTCAGATTTCGTAACTGACTTACCCAGAAGAAATAAGTATATCGTATTTTTAGTCGTGGTTGTACCGGCAGGAATGTCAACCATACCCATATAGCCGATACCATCCTTAGCGTCAAATTTTTGTATAGAAGCACACCCCTGCGCTTCGCATAGATTGAGCGCTAAAAAAGTTATCCCAAAAAACAGAAGAATAAGGAACCGCATGAAATTGGTGGGGAAGCGTCCGACGGAGTTTTTACACCGTATTAACTGGCTCTTCCACCTTTTTTGCCGATTCCCGGCGGGGAATGTAGTGCCGGAAGAAACTGCTGATTTTCATTTGAAGCACACCAAAAACGGCTTCTTTGAAAATCTTGGACGACATTTTAGAAACGCCCCGTGTGCGGTCGGTGAAAATGATGGGCACTTCCTGGATACGGAAGCCGTATTTCCAGCACGTAAATTTCATCTCGATCTGGAACGCATACCCAACGAACTTAATGGGATTATGCAAAATAACTTCCAGCACCTCGGCCCGGTAGCAAACGAATCCGGCCGTGGGGTCCATGATTGACATGCCCGTTACAAAGCGAACATATACCCCCGCAAAGTACGACATCAGCACCCGGCCCATCGGCCAGTTAACCACGTTGACGCCTTTGATGTAGCGTGAGCCTACGGCCACATCAGCCCGGGTAGGGCTATCTTCGGCACAGGCGCGGTATAGTTTGATCAGGTCTTCGGGATTGTGCGAAAAGTCGGCGTCCATCTCGAAAAGATACTGGTATCCGCGCGATAATGCCCATTTAAAGCCGTCGATGTAAGCCGTACCCAAACCCAGTTTGCCGCGCCGTTCGAGCAGGTGCAGCCGGGCCATTGACCCCCGCTGTGATGTGCCGGTAGACAGAAACTCCTCCTGAATATCGCGAACACGTTGAGCGGTGCCGTCGGGCGATCCGTCGTCTACGATAAGGACATCGAAGGGCTCAGGCAAACTGAACACTTTGCGGATGATTGCTTCGATATTTTCGATTTCATTATAGGTTGGAATAACGACTAGGCGCTCTTTCACAGGTTTTCGAGGAGGTTAGTAAGGCAGTTGCTACTACAACAGCAAATTACTCCCTTTTTGTCTAAAAAAATCATTAAAAATTCTTAATGAGCGGCTTAATTATCAGTTTGTCAACCAATTCGGCAAATTTTCTCGGGCACCCTGCCAGTCGCGTGCCTGCCTGTCGGCGTGTGGGGAAAAACACCCGGCATACCGCTTACACGAATAATGCCAATCCTCACGAAGACTTTTTTCCCTTCGTGTCAATCTTCTTCTTTAATTGCTCGGTAACCTGCTGATATATAGCTTCCATACTGGCCGGATGCGCCGAGTAGAAAATATAGCTCGTTCTATATGTAGCCGTATCAATGCCAAACTTTTTAAAAATACCGCTTTCCAAGTGTTTATACGCAAGGTTTGATGAATCAATGGATCGCAAATTCAGGCGGGCAACCCGGGCTTCGGCTATGTGTACTTCCGTCAGAATGTCGGCCATCTTGTGTTCGTCAATCAGATTCTCGGGCTGCTTGTCTTCGGGTGCGGTGCAGGCGGCTACCATCCAGCCGCTGAGTAGCAGGCTCCACAGATGCCGTTGAAATAGGTTTCGGTGCATACGCTTAAATCAATAGCTTTGTAAGTTAATCCTGTGCAGCAAAGTTCGGGATTGACTGTTAAAATAGTATAACGCCTGTTTTACATGGACGAGTTCTTAGCCAAGCTCCGTAATTTCGACATTCGCATTCGAAAGGCAGTTAACTCGCAAATGCGCGGTAGCTTTCGGTCGGTGTTTAAAGGAACGGGTCTGGAATTCAGTGACTTGCGGACGTATCAATACGGCGACGATGTGCGGGCTATCGACTGGAACGTATCGTCGAAAGGGCACGGTACATTCGTGAAGGTTTTTCGGGAAGAGAAAGACCAGACGGTGTTCTTTGTGGTCGATGTGAGTGCTTCACAACAGGTGGGGGCCCGCCACCGCGATAAACTAAAGGCTACCAAAGAGGTGTGTGGGGTGTTGGCTATGTCGGCTATTCGGGAGGCCAGTCACGTGGGTATGTACTGTTTCTCGGACCAGAAGGAGAAATACATAAAACCCGGCAATGGACTGAAAACAGGCTATCAGTTGATTATGAGCCTGTATAAATTGCAGCCGGAGTCAACCCGGACGAGTATTGCCGATGCGTTGCTGTTTACGCTTAATGCCCTTAAACGCCGGAGCGTTGTTATTTTGCTGTCCGATTTTATTGACCTGAACTACGAACATAACCTCAAAGCGCTGGCCAAAAAGCATGATCTGGTGGTCATTCACCTCTACGATCAGCGCGAAGTGAAGTTGCCTAAATTAGGGATCATTCCGGTGCACGATACGGAAACGAACCGAACGGTATGGGTCAATACGTCTTCAGTTTCGTTTCGAACAGGGCTTTATGATATCTTCCAACAGAATCAGAATCGGCTTGAGCGGCTTTGTAAGCAGTATAATGCCAGTTACCTCGCGCTTGATTCGCAGGAGGATTTTGTGCCAAAACTTATCGAATTGTTCAGGGTTAGGAAATTTAGATGAAACGATTCGGCTTTATTTTGCTTCTTTTAGTCTGCTTCCTAGCCCTCTGGGGGCCGGCAGAGCCTATGCCGACGCAAAATTCACCCTCCCAACGTAAGTTAGAGCAACGGACGTTAGAGCAACGTCCATTGAAAGGGCATTTTCTGGAGGATAGTATCGAAATTGGTCGACCGTTTCGATATTCGCTGTCTTACCATCATCCAGCCATTGCGGAGGTGCTGTTTCCCGACACGGCCAGAAGTTTTGCGCCCTATCGGGTACAGAAAGTGGCAGTATTTGCTACCAAAACAACTGGCTCGGGATTGGATGCGGTTAGCCGCGATAGTGCCGTTTATACGCTGGTATCGTTCGAAACAGATTCTGTTCAACTATTGCGGGTGCCCATTCGAACTATAAATGATATTGACTGTACGGCTCAGTGGACGCTGACTGACACCGTTTTTTTGCGGTCGAAACTTCCGCCTGCTTTACCCGATTCGCTGGGCGTTCGGTCGCTACGCCTTGCTACCGATACCAAACTGGTTCCATTGCAACAACAATTCAACTATGTAGCGCTGGCTGTTGGTTTTGTTTGCGTAAGCGTGGCGCTTGGGGCTCTGTATCTACTGTTTGGACGCTTGACCCGGCGGCAGTGGCGACTTTTTTTACTTAATCGGCGGCATATTCGGTTCCTGCGTGAATACACTCGGCTAAGTGAGCGAATCAGCCCATTTACGGCAGCCGAAACGGCTAATCAGGCCGTTGTCATGTGGAAAACATATCTGGAACAGTTAGATCCTCAGCCATACATGTCGCTCACCACACCCGAACTGGCCGAACGCCTTCAGGACGAGCGTGTAGAAACAGCCCTTCGCGAAGCTGACCAAATGATTTATGGAGGTACATTTACAGCGCAGTCGCAGTCGGCTCTACAGGTGTTGAGCAA contains:
- a CDS encoding polyprenol monophosphomannose synthase, translating into MKERLVVIPTYNEIENIEAIIRKVFSLPEPFDVLIVDDGSPDGTAQRVRDIQEEFLSTGTSQRGSMARLHLLERRGKLGLGTAYIDGFKWALSRGYQYLFEMDADFSHNPEDLIKLYRACAEDSPTRADVAVGSRYIKGVNVVNWPMGRVLMSYFAGVYVRFVTGMSIMDPTAGFVCYRAEVLEVILHNPIKFVGYAFQIEMKFTCWKYGFRIQEVPIIFTDRTRGVSKMSSKIFKEAVFGVLQMKISSFFRHYIPRRESAKKVEEPVNTV
- a CDS encoding DUF4296 domain-containing protein — encoded protein: MHRNLFQRHLWSLLLSGWMVAACTAPEDKQPENLIDEHKMADILTEVHIAEARVARLNLRSIDSSNLAYKHLESGIFKKFGIDTATYRTSYIFYSAHPASMEAIYQQVTEQLKKKIDTKGKKSS
- a CDS encoding DUF58 domain-containing protein, with amino-acid sequence MDEFLAKLRNFDIRIRKAVNSQMRGSFRSVFKGTGLEFSDLRTYQYGDDVRAIDWNVSSKGHGTFVKVFREEKDQTVFFVVDVSASQQVGARHRDKLKATKEVCGVLAMSAIREASHVGMYCFSDQKEKYIKPGNGLKTGYQLIMSLYKLQPESTRTSIADALLFTLNALKRRSVVILLSDFIDLNYEHNLKALAKKHDLVVIHLYDQREVKLPKLGIIPVHDTETNRTVWVNTSSVSFRTGLYDIFQQNQNRLERLCKQYNASYLALDSQEDFVPKLIELFRVRKFR